A region from the Pelagovum pacificum genome encodes:
- a CDS encoding DUF2235 domain-containing protein gives MPLRDYFLGLFGRKPVQAEGRGRHRGPATHVIVLDGTMSTLREGHESNAGLAFKLLREVGRKTNLTVYYEAGIQWRDWSQTVDVAAGRGINRQIRRSYGTLASRYREGDKIVLIGFSRGAYAVRSLAGIVDMVGLLRNRHATVRNVRQAFRHYRNGGRGPVAETFREKFCYPDVKIEAVAVWDTVKSLGIRFPVLGQWVDEKDRFHNHEPVGVVHNAFQALALDENRDAYAPVMWHRPNGWSGTMEQVWFRGTHGDIGGQFSGADQSRPLSNIPLVWLLDRVESVGVPLPEGWRDRFPQDADAPSIGRWRGWGKIFIMRRKRIVGRDPSEFIHPTAAERMSGPLPCPVWQPPAAHTTLAGE, from the coding sequence GTGCCGCTGCGTGATTACTTCCTCGGCCTGTTCGGGCGCAAACCCGTTCAGGCCGAGGGCAGGGGCCGCCATCGCGGCCCCGCGACGCATGTCATCGTGCTGGACGGCACGATGTCGACCTTGCGGGAAGGACACGAAAGCAACGCGGGCCTCGCGTTCAAGCTGCTGCGCGAGGTCGGCCGCAAGACCAACCTGACCGTCTATTACGAAGCCGGCATTCAGTGGCGCGACTGGTCGCAGACCGTCGACGTGGCCGCCGGGCGTGGCATCAACCGCCAGATCCGCCGCTCTTACGGCACGCTCGCCTCTCGCTACCGGGAGGGCGACAAGATCGTGCTGATCGGCTTCTCGCGCGGGGCCTACGCGGTGCGCTCGCTCGCCGGGATCGTCGACATGGTCGGCCTGCTCCGGAACCGACACGCCACCGTCCGCAACGTCCGCCAGGCGTTCCGCCACTACCGCAACGGCGGACGCGGCCCTGTGGCGGAGACGTTCCGCGAGAAGTTCTGCTACCCCGACGTGAAGATCGAGGCGGTGGCGGTCTGGGACACGGTGAAGTCGCTCGGTATCCGCTTTCCCGTCCTCGGCCAGTGGGTCGACGAGAAGGACCGCTTTCACAACCACGAACCCGTCGGGGTCGTGCACAATGCCTTCCAGGCCCTCGCGCTTGATGAAAACCGCGATGCCTACGCGCCGGTGATGTGGCACCGCCCGAACGGCTGGTCCGGCACGATGGAGCAGGTCTGGTTCCGCGGAACGCACGGTGACATCGGCGGCCAGTTCAGCGGCGCTGATCAAAGCCGACCGCTGTCGAACATTCCGCTGGTGTGGCTGCTGGACCGGGTCGAAAGCGTCGGCGTGCCGCTGCCCGAGGGCTGGCGCGACCGCTTCCCGCAGGACGCCGATGCGCCGTCGATCGGGCGCTGGCGCGGCTGGGGCAAGATTTTCATCATGCGCCGCAAGCGTATCGTGGGGCGCGACCCGTCGGAATTCATACATCCGACCGCTGCTGAACGGATGTCCGGGCCGCTGCCCTGTCCGGTGTGGCAGCCGCCCGCGGCTCATACGACATTGGCAGGGGAGTAA
- a CDS encoding LysR family transcriptional regulator, whose amino-acid sequence MHIEFRHLRTIQAIHETGGLARAADRLNITQSALSHQIKGIEDQAGVELFVRRSKPLKLSAAGMKLLAAADEILPRVAALEAEFAGLQAGSSGRLHIAIECHACFEWLFPVLEQFRKAWPEVDVDIRPGLAFDALPALQKEQVDLVVSSDPEDLPNVEFTPLFDYEPVFVASAANPLAEKTFIEAEDFRDQTLISYPVDRARLDIFSQLLTPARVEPRAIRQVELTAVILLLVASNRGVAVLPDWVVRQVRYNSDYVTRPLTKSGLTRRLYAATRSDDMGKPYMANLVRLARQEAVKLQRG is encoded by the coding sequence ATGCATATCGAGTTCCGGCACCTGCGAACGATCCAGGCGATCCACGAAACCGGCGGGCTGGCCCGCGCTGCCGACCGGCTCAACATCACGCAATCCGCCTTGTCCCACCAGATCAAGGGGATCGAGGACCAGGCGGGGGTGGAGCTCTTCGTGCGCCGCTCCAAACCGCTGAAGCTGTCGGCGGCGGGAATGAAGCTGCTGGCCGCCGCGGACGAGATCCTTCCCCGCGTCGCCGCGCTCGAGGCGGAGTTCGCGGGGTTGCAGGCGGGCTCGTCCGGGCGGCTTCATATCGCGATCGAGTGTCACGCCTGTTTCGAGTGGCTGTTCCCGGTGCTCGAACAGTTCCGCAAGGCCTGGCCCGAAGTCGATGTCGACATCCGCCCCGGGCTCGCGTTCGACGCGTTGCCCGCGCTCCAGAAGGAGCAGGTCGATCTCGTCGTCTCCTCCGACCCGGAGGACCTGCCCAACGTCGAGTTCACACCACTGTTCGATTACGAGCCGGTGTTCGTCGCGTCCGCCGCGAACCCGCTGGCCGAGAAGACCTTCATCGAGGCCGAGGATTTTCGGGACCAGACGCTGATCTCCTACCCGGTGGACCGGGCGCGGCTCGACATCTTCTCGCAGTTGCTGACGCCGGCAAGGGTGGAGCCCCGCGCGATCCGGCAGGTGGAGCTGACGGCGGTGATCCTGTTGCTCGTCGCATCGAACCGTGGCGTGGCGGTTCTGCCCGACTGGGTGGTGCGTCAGGTGCGCTACAATTCCGACTACGTGACACGGCCGCTGACGAAGTCGGGCCTGACACGGCGGCTCTATGCCGCGACGCGGTCGGACGACATGGGCAAACCCTACATGGCCAACCTCGTGCGACTCGCCCGGCAGGAAGCGGTGAAGCTGCAGCGGGGCTGA
- the metF gene encoding methylenetetrahydrofolate reductase [NAD(P)H]: protein MPTPSVSFEFFPPKNLEGSFRLWDCVNALSALSPEFVSVTYGAGGTTRQLTHEAVGTIHKTSGLNVAAHLTCVNASREETLEIAKGYSEVGVNRIVALRGDPPKGEGSFTAHPDGFANSVELIEALADTGKFLIHVGAYPEKHPDAADTAADVEYLKRKIDAGATSAITQFFFEAETFFRFRDACEKAGIDAPIVPGILPIENWNGARKFANMTGTSIPQVVSDAFDHAETQADKDLLATALATELCDDLMQGGVEHLHFYTLNKPDLTRDVCHALGIKPKVELRDVA, encoded by the coding sequence ATGCCCACGCCTTCCGTTTCGTTTGAATTCTTTCCGCCGAAGAACCTCGAAGGGTCCTTCCGGCTCTGGGATTGCGTCAATGCGCTGTCGGCGCTGTCGCCGGAATTCGTGTCCGTCACCTACGGCGCGGGCGGCACCACGCGGCAACTGACGCACGAGGCGGTCGGCACGATCCACAAGACCTCCGGCCTCAACGTCGCGGCGCACCTGACCTGCGTCAACGCCTCCCGCGAGGAGACGCTGGAGATCGCCAAGGGCTATTCCGAGGTCGGCGTGAACCGCATCGTCGCGCTGCGCGGCGACCCGCCCAAGGGCGAGGGCAGCTTCACGGCCCATCCCGACGGCTTCGCCAACTCGGTCGAGCTGATCGAAGCGCTGGCCGACACCGGCAAGTTCCTGATCCACGTCGGCGCCTACCCCGAGAAGCATCCCGACGCGGCGGATACCGCGGCCGACGTCGAGTACCTGAAGCGCAAGATCGACGCGGGCGCGACCTCCGCGATCACGCAGTTCTTCTTCGAGGCGGAGACGTTCTTCCGCTTCCGCGACGCTTGCGAGAAGGCCGGTATCGACGCGCCGATCGTGCCGGGCATCCTGCCGATCGAGAACTGGAACGGCGCACGCAAGTTTGCCAACATGACCGGCACCTCGATCCCGCAGGTCGTGTCCGATGCGTTCGACCATGCCGAGACGCAGGCCGACAAGGACCTGCTTGCCACGGCACTCGCGACCGAACTGTGCGACGACCTGATGCAGGGCGGGGTAGAGCACCTCCACTTCTACACGCTCAACAAGCCCGACCTGACGCGGGACGTGTGTCACGCGCTCGGCATCAAGCCGAAGGTTGAACTGCGCGACGTCGCCTGA
- a CDS encoding inositol monophosphatase family protein, translated as MALSANMNVMIKAARAAGRSLVKDFREVENLQVSSKGPGDFVSRADRRSEEIIREILVEARPNYGFLGEEGGEIEGKDPTRRWIVDPLDGTTNFLHGMPHWAVSIALEYKGQIIAGVVHDPAKDELFFAEKGEGSWMNQSRLRVSGRTRMIESVFATGLPFGGRGDLPATVRELARLLPATAGVRRWGAASLDLAYVAAGRFDGYWERGLNAWDVAAGLLIVREAGGFAEPIRPTRDIVEDGEIVCSNEPIFTQFAKVIRGE; from the coding sequence ATGGCCCTGAGCGCGAACATGAACGTCATGATCAAGGCGGCCCGTGCGGCCGGGCGCTCGCTGGTAAAGGACTTCCGCGAGGTCGAGAACCTGCAGGTTTCCTCGAAGGGACCGGGCGACTTCGTTTCCCGCGCCGACCGCCGCTCGGAAGAGATCATCCGCGAAATCCTCGTCGAGGCCCGCCCGAATTACGGCTTCCTCGGCGAAGAGGGCGGCGAGATCGAAGGCAAGGATCCGACGCGCCGCTGGATCGTCGATCCGCTCGACGGCACCACGAACTTCCTGCACGGCATGCCGCACTGGGCGGTCTCCATCGCGCTGGAATACAAGGGCCAGATCATCGCGGGCGTCGTTCACGACCCTGCCAAGGACGAGCTTTTCTTCGCCGAGAAAGGCGAGGGGTCCTGGATGAACCAGTCGCGGCTCAGGGTTTCCGGTCGCACCCGGATGATCGAGAGCGTCTTCGCCACCGGCCTGCCGTTCGGCGGCCGCGGCGACCTGCCCGCGACCGTGCGTGAACTGGCCCGTCTGCTGCCCGCGACCGCCGGCGTGCGCCGCTGGGGCGCGGCGTCGCTCGACCTTGCCTATGTCGCGGCCGGTCGCTTCGACGGCTACTGGGAGCGGGGTCTGAACGCCTGGGACGTCGCCGCCGGTCTCCTCATCGTCCGCGAGGCCGGAGGATTCGCCGAGCCGATCCGCCCGACGCGCGACATCGTTGAAGATGGCGAAATAGTTTGCTCGAACGAGCCGATATTCACCCAATTTGCCAAGGTAATCAGGGGCGAATAA
- a CDS encoding VOC family protein, whose amino-acid sequence MRIDAVSVTTTDMEATVAFYTALGFDFAGVDLSADHVEPAAAGIRLMIDSAALIEKLTGEVPRPANHAAFAILCDSPAEVDGKAAAVADAGFSVQTAPWDAFWGQRYATVVDPAGYHVDLFAPLP is encoded by the coding sequence ATGAGGATCGACGCCGTCAGCGTGACGACCACCGACATGGAGGCGACCGTCGCCTTCTACACCGCCCTCGGCTTCGATTTCGCCGGGGTCGACCTCTCTGCCGACCATGTGGAGCCCGCCGCCGCTGGTATCCGGCTGATGATCGACAGCGCCGCGTTGATCGAGAAGCTGACCGGCGAGGTGCCGCGTCCCGCGAACCATGCGGCCTTCGCGATCCTCTGCGACAGCCCGGCCGAGGTGGATGGAAAGGCCGCAGCGGTCGCAGACGCGGGATTCAGCGTGCAGACGGCGCCGTGGGATGCCTTCTGGGGCCAGCGCTACGCGACGGTCGTGGACCCGGCAGGCTACCACGTCGACCTCTTCGCACCGCTTCCCTGA
- a CDS encoding AAA family ATPase encodes MHVILSGCSGGGKSTLLAELARRGYATVPEPGRRIVQREQRSGGRALPWVDLAAFAREAVAMARADRAALTADAGPVFFDRGLIDAAVALEAATGAPVSETLAGDPPFHRTVFLTPPWRALFASDGERQHGFDEARAEYERLRAAFPALGYETVVLPEAGVAARADLVLEALGL; translated from the coding sequence ATGCATGTGATCCTCTCGGGGTGTTCGGGCGGGGGCAAGTCGACGCTGCTGGCCGAACTCGCGCGGCGCGGCTACGCCACGGTGCCCGAGCCGGGGCGGCGGATCGTCCAGCGCGAGCAGCGGAGCGGCGGGCGCGCGTTGCCGTGGGTCGATCTCGCGGCCTTCGCGCGGGAAGCCGTCGCGATGGCACGGGCGGACCGGGCGGCGCTGACTGCGGACGCGGGGCCGGTTTTCTTCGATCGGGGGCTGATCGACGCGGCCGTGGCGCTGGAGGCGGCAACGGGCGCGCCGGTGTCGGAGACGCTTGCCGGTGATCCGCCATTTCACAGGACGGTCTTTCTGACGCCGCCGTGGCGGGCGCTGTTCGCCAGTGATGGAGAGCGGCAGCACGGTTTCGATGAGGCGCGCGCCGAATATGAGCGCCTTCGCGCGGCCTTTCCGGCGCTCGGCTACGAAACGGTCGTATTGCCCGAGGCCGGCGTCGCGGCACGCGCCGACCTCGTTCTCGAAGCGCTGGGCCTTTAG
- a CDS encoding rhomboid family intramembrane serine protease — MFPIRDHNPSEQTPYVVYTLIAINVLVFLYGLGAHTSDRALLEFYERYAMVPAFLSDGYGYTGLFTHMFIHGGFMHILGNMLFLYIFGDNMEEAMGHGGFALFYVASGLGAAFAQYAAGPTALVPMVGASGAIAGVMGGYLLLFPKAKVDVLLILIIIFRIIPVPAWIMLGIWFAIQLFSGLGADVAAGGTAYWAHAGGFIVGLVLTVPVWLRRGGQTYWDRTEGHPPHPAASYRMSTTSVPTVRRRK, encoded by the coding sequence ATGTTTCCGATCCGAGACCACAACCCGTCCGAACAGACCCCCTACGTGGTCTACACGCTGATCGCGATCAACGTGCTCGTCTTCCTCTACGGGCTCGGGGCGCACACGTCCGACCGGGCTTTGCTGGAGTTCTACGAGCGCTACGCGATGGTCCCCGCCTTCCTGAGCGACGGCTACGGCTACACCGGCCTGTTCACCCACATGTTCATCCATGGCGGGTTCATGCACATCCTCGGCAATATGCTGTTCCTCTACATCTTCGGGGACAACATGGAGGAAGCGATGGGCCACGGCGGCTTCGCCCTGTTCTATGTCGCCTCCGGCCTTGGCGCGGCCTTCGCGCAATATGCCGCCGGGCCGACCGCACTGGTGCCGATGGTCGGCGCATCCGGCGCGATCGCGGGCGTCATGGGCGGCTACCTTCTGCTGTTTCCGAAGGCGAAGGTCGACGTGCTGCTGATCCTCATCATCATCTTCCGGATCATCCCGGTGCCGGCGTGGATCATGCTTGGCATCTGGTTCGCGATCCAGCTTTTCAGCGGTCTCGGCGCGGACGTCGCCGCCGGCGGCACCGCCTATTGGGCGCATGCGGGCGGCTTCATCGTCGGGCTCGTGCTGACCGTGCCGGTCTGGCTCCGGCGCGGCGGTCAGACCTACTGGGACCGCACCGAGGGCCACCCGCCGCACCCCGCAGCAAGCTACCGGATGAGCACCACCTCGGTGCCGACCGTGAGGAGACGCAAATGA
- a CDS encoding xanthine dehydrogenase family protein molybdopterin-binding subunit → MQKFGKSQPVKRVEDVRFLTGHGAYVDDVAPEGALIGYVFRSPVAHAAITALDVSEARQAPGVHLVLTLADLEEAGMDVGMDTEPVKNRDGSKGATPERPILARDRVRFVGEPVAFVVADSLAEAKNAAELIELDFDELPVHVETAVGGEPIHDGVADNRAFDFGLGPEDEVAAAIDKAAHVVRCKAIGNRIIVNSMEPRGCYAELQGNRLHLCYNGQGVWGIRDLIAEKLKLDEADVRVTTPDVGGGFGMKGSDYPELYLVSQAARALGKPVHWMGDRTESMLSDNGGRDLISDTVLAFDEDYRITAYRVDTVSNLGAYNSGFAQHIQSTLFSKVMPGVYDIPAAFLHVEGVFTNTVQIDAYRGAGRPEAIYVLERSMDNAARTLGVDPLELRRRNFIAPANFPFTSPTNVTYDVGEFDRVLARAEVEADIAGFADRKAASEADGKLRGIGLCYYIESILGDPGENAKVEFNEDGTVSIFVGTQSNGQGHETVYAQFLADQTGIPADRIKVIQGDSDLIKTGGGTGGSRSVTTQTNATLVTVEAITKGFTAFLAEEEGVDASEISFDDETFRIPGSNMAPTMLDVAEMARAKGKEELLKWDERGELEQMSFPNGAHIAEVEIQPETGETTVVKYTVVDDLGNLINPMLAEGQVHGGVAQGIGQAINERTVYDETGQALTATFMDYGMPRAYDVPWVAFHSEPVPSKNNPMGMKGCGEAGTVGACAAVANAVQDALWDRGVRDVQMPFTPLRVWELMNEAQGAAA, encoded by the coding sequence ATGCAGAAGTTCGGCAAGAGCCAGCCGGTGAAACGGGTCGAGGACGTGCGCTTCCTGACCGGACACGGTGCCTATGTCGATGACGTCGCGCCCGAGGGGGCGCTGATCGGCTACGTCTTCCGCTCACCCGTCGCCCATGCCGCGATCACCGCACTCGACGTGTCCGAAGCGCGGCAGGCGCCGGGCGTTCACCTCGTGCTGACACTCGCCGATCTGGAAGAGGCCGGCATGGACGTCGGCATGGACACCGAGCCGGTGAAGAACCGCGACGGCAGCAAGGGCGCCACGCCCGAGCGTCCGATCCTCGCCCGCGACCGTGTCCGCTTCGTGGGTGAGCCCGTCGCCTTCGTCGTCGCCGACAGCCTTGCGGAGGCGAAGAACGCCGCCGAGCTGATCGAGCTCGATTTCGACGAACTGCCCGTCCATGTCGAGACCGCCGTCGGGGGCGAGCCGATCCATGACGGCGTCGCCGACAACCGCGCCTTCGACTTCGGCCTCGGCCCGGAGGACGAAGTCGCGGCGGCCATCGACAAGGCGGCGCACGTCGTGCGCTGCAAGGCGATCGGAAACCGGATCATCGTCAACTCGATGGAGCCGCGCGGTTGCTACGCAGAGCTTCAGGGCAACCGCCTGCACCTCTGCTACAACGGGCAGGGCGTCTGGGGCATCCGCGACCTGATCGCCGAGAAGCTCAAGCTGGACGAGGCCGACGTGCGCGTCACCACGCCCGATGTCGGTGGCGGTTTCGGCATGAAAGGCTCCGACTACCCGGAACTGTACCTCGTTTCCCAAGCTGCCCGCGCGCTCGGCAAGCCGGTGCACTGGATGGGTGACCGGACCGAGTCGATGCTGTCCGACAACGGCGGCCGCGACCTGATCTCCGACACCGTGCTCGCCTTCGACGAGGACTATCGCATCACCGCCTACCGGGTGGACACCGTGTCGAATCTCGGCGCCTACAATTCCGGGTTCGCGCAGCACATCCAGTCGACGCTGTTCTCCAAGGTCATGCCCGGCGTCTACGACATCCCCGCCGCGTTCCTGCATGTCGAGGGCGTCTTCACCAACACGGTGCAGATCGACGCCTACCGCGGTGCCGGCCGGCCGGAGGCGATCTACGTCCTCGAACGGTCGATGGACAACGCGGCCCGGACGCTCGGCGTCGACCCGCTCGAGCTGCGGCGTCGCAACTTCATCGCGCCGGCCAACTTCCCCTTCACCTCGCCGACCAACGTCACCTACGACGTGGGCGAGTTCGACCGCGTCCTCGCGCGGGCCGAGGTTGAGGCCGACATCGCCGGCTTCGCCGACCGCAAGGCCGCGTCGGAGGCCGACGGCAAGCTGCGCGGCATCGGGCTCTGCTACTATATCGAGTCGATCCTCGGCGATCCGGGCGAGAACGCGAAGGTGGAGTTCAACGAGGACGGCACAGTGTCGATCTTCGTCGGCACACAGTCGAACGGGCAGGGCCATGAAACGGTCTATGCCCAGTTCCTGGCCGACCAGACCGGGATCCCGGCGGACAGGATCAAGGTGATCCAGGGCGATTCCGACCTCATCAAGACCGGTGGCGGCACCGGCGGCTCACGCTCGGTCACGACCCAGACCAACGCCACGCTGGTGACGGTCGAAGCGATCACCAAGGGCTTCACTGCCTTCCTCGCCGAGGAAGAGGGTGTCGATGCCTCCGAGATCTCCTTCGATGACGAGACGTTCCGCATCCCGGGCTCCAACATGGCTCCGACCATGCTCGACGTCGCGGAGATGGCGCGCGCCAAGGGCAAGGAAGAGCTGCTGAAGTGGGATGAACGCGGGGAACTCGAACAGATGTCTTTCCCGAACGGCGCCCACATCGCCGAGGTCGAGATCCAGCCGGAAACGGGCGAGACGACAGTGGTGAAATACACCGTGGTCGACGACCTCGGGAACCTCATCAACCCGATGCTGGCCGAGGGACAGGTCCACGGCGGCGTCGCGCAGGGCATCGGGCAGGCGATCAACGAACGCACCGTCTACGACGAGACCGGTCAGGCGCTGACCGCGACCTTCATGGATTACGGGATGCCGCGCGCCTACGATGTGCCGTGGGTGGCTTTCCACTCCGAACCCGTGCCCTCGAAGAACAACCCGATGGGCATGAAGGGCTGCGGGGAGGCCGGCACCGTCGGCGCCTGTGCCGCCGTGGCGAACGCCGTGCAGGACGCGCTCTGGGATCGTGGCGTCCGCGACGTGCAGATGCCCTTCACCCCGCTGCGTGTGTGGGAACTGATGAACGAGGCACAGGGTGCCGCTGCGTGA